The following proteins are encoded in a genomic region of Pseudodesulfovibrio mercurii:
- a CDS encoding BPL-N domain-containing protein, giving the protein MSSIHIYWDESHFWGLLAARALTAWDIPHRLVRGSEIADGALAGKLGEVPAALLVPGGRAKGKADRLGPGGMDAVRDYVNGGGTYLGFCGGAGLALSGPFGLGLSPWSRKGYRNRLHHFLSGHVHASLDAAQDLVPDGMDEALLPVWWPGRFDPVDPSVTVLARYGEPGPDFWVADLNLATLPRGTMADWETLYGVNLSPSFLEGAPVVAMNGFGRGRVILSYAHLETPASHQANRWLSHILGRILREPESVVAARGPVPAWDVAARKVLWEDAVLMRARRTMEEIIRTGSDHFLLFWRNPWLLGWRRGIPGAGVNTLYSLICEALAAEPNDAALAFWREHRDRFKVLMDLLGNGLTGYLLAERLAMTVFHSDSGAVSKEGLREQRRALFGLPPEPGGIYADLAGMLEELYWRLTLPASGYHS; this is encoded by the coding sequence ATGTCAAGCATACATATATATTGGGACGAATCGCACTTCTGGGGGCTGCTGGCCGCCCGGGCCCTGACGGCCTGGGACATTCCCCACCGGCTCGTGCGCGGCTCAGAAATAGCCGATGGCGCGCTCGCTGGCAAGCTCGGCGAGGTCCCGGCCGCGCTGCTCGTGCCCGGCGGCCGGGCCAAGGGCAAGGCCGACCGGCTGGGGCCGGGCGGCATGGACGCGGTCCGCGACTACGTGAACGGCGGCGGCACCTACCTCGGCTTCTGCGGCGGGGCCGGGCTGGCCCTGTCCGGACCCTTCGGCCTGGGGCTGTCGCCCTGGTCGCGCAAGGGGTACCGCAACCGGCTGCATCACTTCCTGTCCGGCCACGTGCACGCCAGTCTGGACGCGGCCCAAGACCTGGTCCCGGACGGCATGGACGAGGCGCTGCTGCCGGTCTGGTGGCCGGGCCGGTTCGACCCCGTGGACCCATCGGTCACGGTCCTGGCCCGCTACGGCGAGCCCGGCCCGGACTTCTGGGTGGCGGACCTGAACCTGGCCACCCTGCCCAGGGGGACCATGGCCGACTGGGAGACCCTGTACGGCGTGAACCTGAGCCCGAGCTTCCTTGAGGGCGCGCCCGTGGTGGCCATGAACGGGTTCGGCCGGGGCCGGGTCATCCTGAGCTACGCCCACCTGGAGACGCCCGCCTCGCACCAGGCCAACCGCTGGCTCTCGCACATCCTCGGGCGCATCCTCCGCGAGCCCGAATCCGTCGTGGCCGCGCGCGGCCCGGTCCCGGCCTGGGACGTGGCCGCCCGCAAGGTCCTGTGGGAGGACGCGGTGCTCATGCGCGCCCGCCGGACCATGGAGGAGATCATCCGCACCGGGTCGGACCACTTCCTGCTCTTCTGGCGCAACCCGTGGCTTCTGGGCTGGCGGCGGGGCATCCCCGGCGCGGGCGTGAACACCCTGTATTCGCTCATCTGCGAAGCCCTGGCCGCCGAGCCGAACGACGCGGCCCTGGCCTTCTGGCGGGAGCACCGCGACCGCTTCAAGGTGCTCATGGACCTGCTCGGCAACGGCCTGACCGGCTACCTCCTGGCCGAGCGGCTGGCCATGACCGTGTTCCACTCGGACTCGGGCGCGGTCTCCAAGGAGGGCCTCCGCGAGCAGCGGCGCGCCCTGTTCGGCCTGCCCCCGGAGCCGGGCGGCATCTACGCGGACCTGGCCGGGATGCTCGAGGAGCTGTACTGGCGGCTAACCCTTCCCGCATCCGGTTATCATTCCTGA
- the cobA gene encoding uroporphyrinogen-III C-methyltransferase: MANVFLVGAGPGDPGMLTLRAREIIESCDVMIYDYLANAEFLKWCKPDCEILYVGKKGGDHTLPQDKINDLIVDKARSGKIVCRLKGGDPYVFGRGGEEGEELVEAGMDFEVVPGITAGVAAAAYAGIPVTHRDFTTSVCFITGHEDPTKSDSGHNWAVYGQSTSTLVFYMGVGNLPMIAKNLMDNGRAADTPVALVRWGTRCNQTSFVSDLEHVAEEAKARNWQAPSIIIVGGVCSLHDKLGWFEKKPLLGKGVIVTRAREQASGLVGVLREQGACVREFPTISVEPLDDYAEVETAILQLARYQWVVFTSVNGVRFFWRQLRAIGLDARIFGGMQIAAIGPATADELRTRGIEPDFIPDKYVAEHVVKGLLERGIQGSDVLIPRAKVAREVLPRELKAAGCNVTVLPVYETRLGQASGDEIMETLGAGDIRYVTFTSSSTVENFFELVPADAFKNYPDVKIASIGPVTSDTVRKFGLTPAIEPEDYTIPGLVDALLKDAGAK; the protein is encoded by the coding sequence ATGGCGAACGTATTCCTCGTCGGCGCTGGGCCCGGTGATCCGGGCATGTTGACCCTGCGGGCCAGGGAGATCATCGAGTCCTGCGACGTGATGATCTACGACTACCTGGCCAATGCCGAGTTCCTGAAGTGGTGCAAGCCCGACTGCGAGATTCTCTACGTGGGCAAGAAGGGCGGCGACCACACCCTGCCCCAGGACAAGATCAACGACCTCATCGTGGACAAGGCCCGGTCCGGCAAGATCGTCTGCCGCCTCAAGGGCGGGGACCCCTACGTCTTCGGGCGCGGCGGCGAAGAGGGCGAGGAGCTGGTCGAGGCGGGCATGGACTTCGAGGTGGTGCCCGGCATCACCGCGGGCGTGGCGGCCGCGGCCTACGCGGGCATCCCGGTGACCCACCGCGACTTCACCACCTCGGTCTGTTTCATCACCGGCCACGAGGACCCGACCAAATCCGATTCCGGCCACAACTGGGCCGTGTACGGGCAGTCCACCTCCACGCTGGTCTTCTACATGGGCGTGGGCAACCTGCCCATGATCGCGAAAAATCTCATGGACAACGGCCGCGCCGCCGACACCCCGGTGGCCCTGGTCCGCTGGGGCACGCGCTGCAACCAGACCTCGTTCGTGTCCGACCTCGAGCACGTGGCCGAGGAGGCCAAGGCGCGCAACTGGCAGGCCCCGTCCATCATCATCGTGGGCGGCGTCTGCTCCCTGCACGACAAGCTCGGCTGGTTCGAGAAGAAGCCCCTGCTCGGCAAGGGCGTCATCGTCACCCGCGCCCGCGAGCAGGCCTCGGGCCTGGTCGGCGTCCTGCGCGAACAGGGCGCGTGCGTGCGCGAGTTCCCGACCATCTCGGTGGAGCCGCTGGACGACTACGCCGAGGTCGAGACCGCCATCCTGCAACTGGCCCGCTACCAGTGGGTCGTGTTCACCTCGGTCAACGGGGTCAGATTCTTCTGGCGGCAGCTCCGGGCCATCGGCCTGGACGCGCGCATCTTCGGCGGCATGCAGATCGCGGCCATCGGCCCGGCCACGGCGGACGAGCTGCGCACGCGCGGCATCGAGCCGGACTTCATCCCGGACAAGTACGTGGCCGAACACGTGGTCAAGGGGCTGCTCGAACGCGGCATCCAGGGCTCGGACGTGCTCATCCCCCGGGCCAAGGTGGCGAGAGAGGTCCTGCCCCGCGAGCTCAAGGCGGCGGGCTGCAACGTCACGGTCCTGCCGGTCTACGAGACCCGCCTGGGCCAGGCGTCCGGCGACGAGATCATGGAGACGCTGGGCGCGGGCGACATCCGCTACGTGACCTTCACCTCGTCGAGCACGGTGGAGAACTTCTTCGAGCTGGTCCCGGCCGACGCCTTCAAGAACTACCCGGACGTGAAGATCGCCTCCATCGGCCCGGTCACCTCCGACACGGTCCGGAAATTCGGCCTGACCCCGGCCATCGAGCCCGAGGACTACACCATCCCCGGCCTGGTGGACGCGCTGCTCAAGGACGCGGGCGCCAAGTAG
- a CDS encoding valine--tRNA ligase → MARKELAKAYEPWDVEEKWESHWEAEKTFTPDPDGPGDPYSIVIPPPNVTGVLHMGHALNLTLQDILCRFNRQQGRNVLWVPGTDHAGIATQNVVERQLKAEGLTRDDLGRDKFIERVWEWKKEKGDHILSQIRRMGASVDWTRECFTFDEQRAKAVREVFVALYEQGLIYKGDYIINWCNRCHTALADDEVEHENKPGHLHHIKYSLADGSGDLIIATTRPETMLGDTAIAVNPDDDRFNHLIGKTAILPLVGRELPIIGDSYVDVEFGTGCLKVTPAHDMNDWEIGRRHNLEVLSVLDEQGMINDNAPEKYRGMTVQAARAAVMADLEAEGRVVEVVEHDHSVGVCYRCKSVIEPHVSTQWFVSMKPLAEKARAAVPDKTQIFPEHWTKTYYQWLDEIRDWCISRQIWWGHRIPAWTCEECGELIVAKEDPTVCPKCGSSRLVQDEDVLDTWFSSALWPFSTMGWPDDTKELAKYYPTSCLVTGFDILFFWVARMMMMGLQFMGEVPFHHVYIHALVRDEQGKKMSKSTGNVIDPLDMIGKYGADALRFTLTSFAAMGRDIKLSEQRIEGYKHFMNKVWNATRFAMMNLPDVIPDADVHEASDLADRWILHRLEEVKETVASATNDYRFNEIAQTLYKFIWSEFCDWYLEMIKPALYGEDERAKEATQRVLWTVLSETMILLHPVTPFITQEIWNVLPRPAGDDRSEDIATLPFPDKRPDCRDERAVAEMELFMGVVSGTRNIRTELLIEPARKLDLLVKTVSDADKAVLNANLDLIKSLARIENLTIGPDVKGPKASGAAVVQGNELFVPLEGVVDFDAELARLDKNLAKLEKTMKGVSGKLKNPGFVNNAPAEVVEGEKTKLAEMEEEKTKLTQLKARLESVMG, encoded by the coding sequence ATGGCGCGGAAAGAGTTAGCCAAGGCCTACGAGCCGTGGGACGTGGAAGAAAAGTGGGAGTCCCACTGGGAAGCGGAAAAGACCTTCACCCCGGACCCCGACGGTCCGGGCGACCCCTATTCGATCGTCATCCCGCCGCCCAACGTCACCGGCGTCCTGCACATGGGCCACGCCCTGAACCTGACCCTTCAGGACATCCTCTGCCGCTTCAACCGGCAGCAGGGCAGGAACGTCCTGTGGGTGCCGGGCACGGACCACGCGGGCATCGCCACCCAGAACGTGGTCGAGCGCCAGCTCAAGGCCGAGGGCCTGACCCGCGACGACCTGGGCCGGGACAAGTTCATCGAGCGCGTCTGGGAGTGGAAGAAGGAGAAGGGCGACCACATCCTCAGCCAGATCCGGCGCATGGGGGCCAGCGTGGACTGGACCCGCGAGTGCTTCACCTTCGACGAGCAGCGGGCCAAGGCCGTGCGCGAGGTCTTCGTGGCCCTGTACGAGCAGGGGCTGATCTACAAGGGCGACTACATCATCAACTGGTGCAACCGCTGCCACACCGCCCTGGCCGACGACGAGGTCGAGCACGAGAACAAGCCCGGCCACCTGCATCACATCAAGTATTCCCTGGCCGACGGCTCCGGCGACCTGATCATCGCCACGACCCGGCCCGAGACCATGCTGGGCGACACGGCCATCGCCGTGAACCCGGACGACGACCGCTTCAACCACCTGATCGGCAAGACCGCCATCCTGCCCCTGGTGGGCCGCGAGCTGCCGATCATCGGCGATTCCTACGTGGACGTGGAGTTCGGCACCGGCTGCCTGAAGGTCACCCCGGCCCACGACATGAACGACTGGGAGATCGGCCGCAGGCACAACCTCGAGGTCCTCTCCGTCCTGGACGAGCAGGGCATGATCAACGACAACGCGCCCGAGAAGTACCGGGGCATGACCGTGCAGGCGGCCCGCGCCGCGGTCATGGCCGACCTGGAGGCCGAGGGCCGCGTGGTCGAGGTCGTTGAGCACGACCACTCCGTGGGCGTCTGCTACCGCTGCAAGTCCGTGATCGAGCCCCACGTCTCCACCCAGTGGTTCGTGTCCATGAAGCCCCTGGCCGAAAAGGCGCGCGCCGCCGTGCCGGACAAGACCCAGATTTTCCCGGAACACTGGACCAAGACCTACTACCAGTGGCTGGACGAGATCCGCGACTGGTGCATCTCCCGCCAGATCTGGTGGGGCCACCGCATCCCGGCCTGGACCTGCGAGGAGTGCGGCGAGCTCATCGTGGCCAAGGAAGACCCCACGGTCTGCCCCAAGTGCGGCTCCTCCCGCCTGGTCCAGGACGAGGACGTGCTGGACACCTGGTTCTCCTCGGCCCTGTGGCCGTTCTCGACCATGGGCTGGCCCGACGACACGAAGGAGCTGGCCAAGTACTACCCGACCTCCTGCCTGGTCACCGGCTTCGACATCCTCTTCTTCTGGGTGGCGCGCATGATGATGATGGGCCTCCAGTTCATGGGCGAGGTCCCGTTCCACCACGTCTACATCCACGCCCTGGTGCGCGACGAGCAGGGCAAGAAGATGTCCAAGTCCACGGGCAACGTCATCGATCCCCTGGACATGATCGGCAAGTACGGGGCCGACGCCCTGCGCTTCACCCTGACCAGCTTCGCGGCCATGGGCCGGGACATCAAGCTCTCGGAGCAGCGCATCGAGGGCTACAAGCACTTCATGAACAAGGTCTGGAACGCCACCCGGTTCGCCATGATGAACCTGCCCGACGTGATCCCGGACGCCGACGTGCACGAGGCCTCGGACCTGGCCGACCGCTGGATTCTGCACCGGCTGGAGGAGGTCAAGGAGACCGTGGCCTCGGCCACCAACGACTACCGCTTCAACGAGATCGCCCAGACCCTGTACAAGTTCATCTGGTCCGAGTTCTGCGACTGGTACCTGGAGATGATCAAGCCCGCGCTCTACGGCGAGGACGAGCGGGCCAAGGAGGCCACGCAGCGGGTCCTGTGGACCGTGCTCTCCGAGACCATGATCCTGCTCCACCCGGTGACCCCGTTCATCACCCAGGAAATCTGGAACGTCCTGCCCCGCCCGGCGGGCGACGACCGGAGCGAGGACATCGCCACCCTGCCCTTCCCGGACAAGCGGCCCGACTGCCGGGACGAGCGCGCCGTGGCCGAGATGGAGCTGTTCATGGGCGTGGTCTCCGGCACCCGGAACATCCGCACCGAACTGCTCATCGAACCGGCACGCAAGCTCGACCTGCTCGTCAAGACGGTCAGCGACGCGGACAAGGCGGTCCTGAATGCCAACCTGGACCTGATCAAGTCCCTGGCCCGCATCGAGAACCTGACCATCGGTCCGGACGTCAAGGGCCCCAAGGCCTCGGGCGCGGCCGTGGTCCAGGGCAACGAGCTCTTCGTGCCGCTGGAGGGCGTGGTCGATTTCGACGCCGAACTGGCCCGGCTGGACAAGAACCTGGCCAAGCTCGAAAAGACCATGAAGGGCGTGTCCGGCAAGCTCAAGAACCCCGGCTTCGTCAACAACGCCCCGGCCGAGGTGGTCGAGGGCGAAAAGACCAAGCTGGCCGAGATGGAAGAGGAAAAAACCAAGCTCACCCAGCTCAAGGCGCGGCTGGAAAGCGTGATGGGCTAG
- a CDS encoding YegP family protein — translation MAGKFERKQAKDGQWMFNLKAGNSQVILTSELYTTKAACDNGIASVQKNSPLDERYERKESKSGQPYFVLKAGNHQVIGKSEMYSSKSAMENGIESVKTNGPTTDIVDA, via the coding sequence ATGGCAGGCAAATTCGAACGGAAACAGGCCAAGGACGGACAGTGGATGTTCAATCTCAAGGCGGGCAACAGCCAGGTCATCCTGACCAGCGAGCTCTACACCACCAAGGCGGCCTGCGACAACGGCATCGCCAGCGTACAGAAGAACAGCCCGCTGGACGAGCGCTACGAGCGCAAGGAGTCCAAGAGCGGCCAGCCCTATTTCGTGCTCAAGGCGGGCAACCACCAGGTCATCGGCAAGAGCGAGATGTACTCCTCCAAATCGGCCATGGAAAACGGCATCGAGTCGGTCAAGACCAACGGACCGACCACGGACATCGTGGACGCCTAG
- a CDS encoding cysteine-rich small domain-containing protein codes for MKNSHRFFCNTDCEYFPCHKTKRPERFNCLFCFCPLYFFEECGGNYVILDSGVKDCTTCLIPHTPEGYDHILGRLKARFAEIRGDKPENA; via the coding sequence ATGAAAAACAGCCATCGATTCTTCTGCAACACGGACTGCGAGTACTTCCCCTGCCACAAGACCAAACGGCCGGAGCGGTTCAACTGCCTGTTCTGCTTCTGCCCGCTCTACTTCTTCGAGGAGTGCGGCGGCAACTACGTGATCCTGGATTCCGGGGTCAAGGACTGCACCACCTGCCTGATCCCGCACACGCCCGAGGGGTACGACCACATCCTGGGTCGGCTCAAGGCGCGCTTCGCCGAGATTCGGGGCGACAAGCCCGAGAACGCCTAG
- a CDS encoding 3'-5' exonuclease, whose amino-acid sequence MPTLDDVRFVAIDFETADPKRDSACALGIVVVDRGEIVARDYRLIRPPRARFNPFCVRVHGIHWEDVCNEPSFGDLWPELEVHFRGADFLVAHNAAFDKSVLHTCCKESGWTAPEQPFLCTVQLARKTWELSCNKLPNVCEYLGIELNHHNAASDAEACALIAVNGLRRNPDFMNKVL is encoded by the coding sequence ATGCCCACATTGGACGACGTGCGGTTTGTGGCCATTGATTTCGAGACGGCGGATCCCAAGCGGGATTCGGCTTGTGCATTGGGCATCGTGGTGGTGGACCGGGGCGAGATCGTGGCCCGGGACTATCGACTGATCCGTCCGCCCAGGGCCAGGTTCAATCCGTTCTGCGTGCGTGTGCACGGCATCCATTGGGAGGACGTGTGCAACGAGCCGAGTTTCGGGGATCTGTGGCCCGAGCTGGAGGTCCATTTCCGGGGCGCGGACTTCCTGGTGGCGCACAACGCGGCCTTTGACAAGTCGGTCCTGCACACCTGCTGCAAGGAGTCCGGCTGGACCGCGCCGGAGCAGCCGTTCCTGTGCACGGTGCAGCTGGCCCGCAAGACCTGGGAGCTTTCGTGCAACAAGCTGCCCAACGTGTGCGAATACCTGGGCATCGAGCTGAACCACCACAACGCGGCCTCGGACGCCGAGGCGTGCGCGCTCATCGCTGTCAACGGCCTGCGCCGGAACCCGGACTTCATGAACAAGGTGCTGTGA
- a CDS encoding DUF4389 domain-containing protein gives MSTETRATTVKRSEILKRCIVTLVCLIFFEVLTLIVEVATLFQYGYLLAVKKRSEPLRRWCNGLSQYGYRIMRYATLNDNRRPFPFAEFPGDEDCEPPVKQVQFR, from the coding sequence ATGTCCACGGAAACCCGCGCCACCACCGTGAAGCGGAGCGAGATCCTGAAGCGCTGCATCGTCACCCTGGTCTGCCTCATCTTCTTCGAGGTCCTGACCCTGATCGTCGAGGTGGCCACCCTGTTCCAGTACGGCTACCTGCTGGCGGTGAAGAAGCGCAGCGAGCCCCTCAGGCGCTGGTGCAACGGCCTGTCGCAGTACGGCTACCGGATCATGCGCTACGCCACCCTGAACGACAACCGGCGGCCCTTCCCCTTTGCCGAGTTTCCCGGGGACGAGGATTGCGAGCCGCCCGTCAAGCAGGTACAGTTCCGCTGA
- a CDS encoding FapA family protein: MSDEQALKDSPDATFRFCMSEDGMKLGVNRYFPPNGGKEPSVPLLRAQVAACGVRLPVDEDAARRIVEAVTEGREFRGITLVRGIPPREPREASLAPLGDLEYPVFPDDRFLRFRPATKAAEGETIDGRTLKPNGTFTPKPVKVERGENADWDPAAEAYYSLVWGMVRVRDNVVSVDPVAHITHDEVEIVGTIFHKDFRGEPITPERIEKQLRDMGVLIPVDLEALLIKLRQAAAANMPLPNQVLVQGAHPVPGRDGWLESLVATREETGTEDASGRLDFRDRGFYPMVVTGQIIGRLHPPTAGEGGIDIYGKTIPAHAGRELKIHLGENVLLQNDGVTYAAKAQGVAVMERNTLSVTQCLVVQGNVDLNSGNVKVEHGSIKVLGSIQAGFSVSAPRHVLVDGSIESATVYAGGLVEVKGGILMPDGGEIVSDGRVIANYAINARIRARHDVIIANEVQNSTIRTDGRITALSGKGTVLGGEILARRGIEVNELGSELGVATVVGILLDEAEDEDLREERLRVVRSIKKIDATLGTEPPETLLARTPEARRAALAEVIKHREALVRRRDVLSEKINGLTQRRQQEMEGITIRVKKFVHPGTVIQFGTIRKKVEKRLPSPVFYWDPEKRDILCR, encoded by the coding sequence ATGTCGGACGAACAGGCCCTGAAAGACAGCCCTGACGCAACCTTCCGCTTCTGCATGTCCGAGGACGGCATGAAGCTCGGCGTCAACCGGTACTTTCCCCCCAACGGGGGCAAGGAGCCGAGCGTTCCCCTGCTCAGGGCCCAGGTGGCCGCCTGCGGAGTCCGGCTGCCCGTGGACGAGGACGCCGCCAGGCGCATCGTCGAGGCGGTCACCGAGGGGCGCGAGTTCCGGGGCATCACCCTGGTCCGGGGCATCCCCCCGCGCGAGCCGAGGGAGGCCTCCCTGGCCCCCCTGGGCGATCTGGAATACCCGGTCTTCCCGGACGACCGTTTCCTGCGGTTCCGCCCGGCCACCAAGGCCGCGGAAGGCGAGACCATCGACGGGCGCACGCTCAAGCCAAACGGCACCTTCACCCCCAAGCCCGTCAAGGTCGAACGGGGCGAGAACGCGGACTGGGACCCGGCCGCCGAGGCCTACTACTCCCTGGTCTGGGGCATGGTCCGGGTCCGGGACAACGTGGTCTCCGTGGACCCCGTGGCCCACATCACCCACGACGAGGTGGAGATCGTCGGGACCATCTTCCACAAGGATTTCCGGGGCGAGCCCATCACCCCCGAGCGTATCGAGAAGCAGCTGCGGGACATGGGCGTGCTCATCCCCGTGGACCTGGAGGCCCTGCTCATCAAGCTCAGGCAGGCGGCGGCCGCGAACATGCCCCTGCCCAACCAGGTCCTGGTCCAGGGCGCGCACCCGGTGCCGGGCCGCGACGGCTGGCTGGAGTCCCTGGTGGCCACCCGCGAGGAGACCGGCACCGAGGACGCCTCGGGGCGGCTCGACTTCCGCGACCGGGGGTTCTACCCCATGGTCGTCACCGGGCAGATCATCGGCAGGCTGCACCCGCCCACCGCGGGCGAGGGCGGCATCGACATCTACGGCAAGACCATTCCGGCCCACGCGGGCAGGGAGCTGAAGATCCACCTGGGCGAGAACGTGCTGTTGCAGAACGACGGCGTGACCTACGCGGCCAAGGCCCAGGGCGTGGCGGTCATGGAGCGCAACACCCTGTCCGTGACCCAGTGCCTGGTGGTCCAGGGCAACGTGGATCTCAACTCCGGCAACGTCAAGGTGGAGCACGGCTCGATCAAGGTCCTGGGCTCGATCCAGGCCGGATTCTCGGTCTCCGCCCCGCGCCACGTGCTGGTGGACGGGTCCATCGAGAGCGCCACGGTCTATGCGGGCGGCCTGGTGGAGGTCAAGGGCGGCATCCTCATGCCCGACGGCGGGGAGATCGTCAGCGACGGCCGGGTCATCGCCAACTACGCCATCAACGCGCGCATCCGGGCCCGGCACGACGTGATCATCGCCAACGAGGTCCAGAACTCGACCATCCGCACGGACGGGCGAATCACGGCCCTGTCCGGCAAGGGCACGGTCCTGGGCGGCGAGATCCTTGCCCGCCGGGGGATCGAGGTCAACGAGCTCGGCTCCGAGCTGGGCGTGGCCACGGTGGTCGGCATCCTCCTCGACGAGGCCGAGGACGAGGACCTGCGCGAGGAGCGTCTGCGCGTGGTCCGGTCCATCAAGAAGATCGACGCCACCCTGGGCACCGAACCGCCCGAGACGCTCCTGGCCCGCACGCCCGAGGCCCGGCGGGCCGCCCTGGCCGAGGTCATCAAGCACCGCGAGGCCCTGGTCCGCCGCCGGGACGTCCTGAGCGAAAAAATCAACGGCCTGACCCAACGCCGCCAGCAGGAGATGGAGGGCATCACCATCCGGGTGAAGAAGTTCGTCCACCCCGGCACGGTGATCCAGTTCGGCACCATCCGGAAAAAGGTCGAAAAGCGGCTCCCGTCCCCGGTCTTCTACTGGGACCCGGAAAAGCGCGACATCCTCTGCCGCTAG
- a CDS encoding secondary thiamine-phosphate synthase enzyme YjbQ, translated as MDTLEIRTHDREELLDITPAVRRAIRENGWSDGALLLYCPHTTGAVTINEGADPDVVRDIVVNLRKLVPRQGDYRHAEGNSDAHIKSSMFGCDQLVIVEGGEVRLGTWQKIYFCEFDGPRTRKLWVKWLGA; from the coding sequence ATGGACACGTTGGAAATCCGCACCCACGACCGCGAGGAGCTGCTGGACATCACCCCGGCCGTGCGCCGGGCGATCCGCGAGAACGGATGGTCCGACGGGGCGTTGCTGCTCTACTGCCCGCACACCACCGGGGCCGTGACCATCAACGAGGGGGCCGACCCGGACGTGGTCCGGGACATCGTGGTCAACCTGCGCAAGCTGGTCCCGCGCCAGGGCGACTACCGCCACGCCGAGGGCAACTCGGACGCGCACATCAAGTCATCCATGTTCGGCTGCGATCAGCTGGTCATCGTCGAGGGCGGGGAGGTCCGGCTCGGGACGTGGCAGAAAATTTACTTCTGCGAGTTCGACGGCCCCCGCACCCGCAAGCTGTGGGTCAAGTGGCTGGGGGCCTAG
- the purN gene encoding phosphoribosylglycinamide formyltransferase, producing the protein MAMPIAVLVSGGGSNLQSIIDRIEAGMLDAEIKVVVSNRADAFGLTRARNHNIPTRVLLHTEFPSREAFDEEMVRAIRESGVNETGVVAMAGFMRIVTPVFLETFRGRVVNIHPALLPSFPGVHGQADAVNYGVKISGCTVHFVDEQMDHGPVIIQAAVPCLTGEDGDALGARILGLEHRIYPQALQWLAEGRLEMRGRFVHLKPASRNLALQPVADVDTDTQALVWPPLEEGF; encoded by the coding sequence ATGGCAATGCCCATCGCCGTCCTCGTGTCCGGGGGCGGGTCCAACCTGCAATCCATCATCGATCGCATCGAAGCGGGCATGCTCGACGCCGAGATCAAGGTGGTCGTGTCCAACAGGGCGGACGCCTTCGGCCTGACCAGGGCGCGCAACCACAACATCCCCACCCGCGTGCTGCTGCACACGGAGTTTCCCTCCCGCGAGGCCTTCGACGAGGAGATGGTCCGGGCCATCCGCGAGTCCGGCGTGAACGAGACCGGCGTGGTGGCCATGGCCGGGTTCATGCGCATCGTCACCCCGGTCTTCCTGGAGACGTTCCGGGGCCGCGTGGTCAACATCCATCCGGCCCTGCTGCCGAGCTTCCCGGGCGTGCACGGCCAGGCCGACGCCGTGAACTACGGGGTCAAGATCTCCGGCTGCACCGTGCACTTCGTGGACGAACAGATGGACCACGGCCCGGTCATCATCCAGGCAGCCGTGCCGTGCCTGACGGGCGAGGACGGCGACGCGCTGGGGGCGCGCATCCTCGGGCTGGAACACCGCATCTACCCCCAGGCCCTGCAATGGCTGGCCGAAGGCCGCCTGGAAATGCGCGGTCGGTTCGTGCACCTCAAGCCGGCCAGCCGAAACCTGGCCCTGCAACCCGTGGCCGACGTGGACACCGACACCCAGGCCCTCGTCTGGCCGCCGCTGGAAGAAGGCTTTTAG
- the cobM gene encoding precorrin-4 C(11)-methyltransferase, with the protein MADVYFIGAGPGDPELLTVKGRRLIGQVDLVLYAGSLVPVEVVAGAKPGARVADSAPMTLAETHELMAETVASGGTVARVHTGDPSLFGAIREQMALLDAAGISYEVVPGVTAGFAAAAAAKRSYTVPEVTQTLIFTRMAGKTPVPEGEALRGLAAHGAAMCIYLSAGDPEGVQRELLAGGLDAATLVVMACRVGWPDEKVVETELGALAQAARENGFTRQTVFLVLPGQGREDAGTARSLLYDERFKHMYRA; encoded by the coding sequence ATGGCGGACGTGTATTTCATCGGGGCCGGGCCGGGCGACCCGGAGTTGCTGACCGTCAAGGGGCGGCGGCTCATCGGGCAGGTCGACCTGGTGCTCTATGCCGGGTCCCTGGTGCCCGTCGAGGTGGTGGCCGGGGCCAAGCCCGGCGCGCGGGTTGCCGATTCCGCGCCCATGACCCTGGCGGAAACGCACGAGCTCATGGCCGAGACCGTGGCCTCGGGCGGCACGGTGGCCAGGGTGCACACGGGCGACCCGTCGCTGTTCGGGGCCATCCGCGAGCAGATGGCCCTGCTGGACGCGGCCGGAATTTCCTACGAGGTGGTGCCGGGCGTGACCGCCGGGTTCGCGGCGGCTGCCGCGGCCAAACGGTCGTACACCGTGCCCGAGGTCACCCAGACCCTGATCTTCACCCGCATGGCGGGCAAGACGCCGGTGCCCGAGGGCGAGGCGTTGCGCGGGCTTGCGGCCCACGGCGCGGCCATGTGCATCTATCTGTCGGCGGGCGACCCCGAGGGCGTGCAGCGGGAGCTGCTGGCCGGGGGGCTGGACGCGGCCACCCTGGTGGTCATGGCCTGCCGCGTGGGCTGGCCGGACGAGAAGGTCGTGGAGACCGAGCTGGGCGCGCTGGCCCAGGCCGCGCGCGAAAACGGCTTCACCCGCCAGACCGTGTTCCTGGTCCTGCCCGGCCAGGGGCGCGAGGACGCGGGCACGGCCCGCTCGCTGCTCTACGACGAGCGCTTCAAGCACATGTACCGCGCCTAA